Below is a genomic region from Methanosphaera sp. ISO3-F5.
CATGGATTGCTTGATGCTCTTAGGATGATACATGGATTAATATAATTAATTTTTGTATTCTTTTTTTAGTATGGAGTATAAGTCTAGGTTACTGTATGTGTTATCAGTATTTTTTTGTCCTTCTCTTAGTTTTCCTTCGTAAATCATGTCTAGTTTTTTCATTACTTTTTTTGATGCGGTGTTGTCTTCGTGGCATGATGCGTAGATTCTGTTGAATTTTGCTTTGTTGAATGCGTAGTCGAGTACTGCTTTTGCTGCTTCGGTCATGATTCCTTTTTTCCACCATTGGCTTCCTAAACTGTATCCTAGTTCTCCTGAGTTGTTGTTTTCGTCTACGTTGAATATTGCTATTGATCCTACTATTTGGTTGTTGTAGGTTATTGTCCATGAGTAGTGTAGTGGGTTGTCCTGGTATTCTTTTATGTTGTATTCTATGAATTTTTCACATTTTTCTGGTGTGTTGCATGGTATCCATGAGATGTATTTTGTTATTTTTTTGTCACTTCCATAGTTTTGGTATACTTCTGTTGTGTCTTCTTTTTTGAATTGTCTTAGGGTTAGGCGTTTTGTTTTTATTTCTTGTGTTCCTATTTTTTCCATTTTTTTTCACTTTTCATGTTTTTTTTATATTTTATTTTTATTTTATTTGTTTATTATATTTTTCAATGTTGTTTGTTTGTTTTTCTTTGTTTTTTTAGTTTTTTGGGCGATTGTTTTATATAGTTTGTTTTCAAAATATAAATATACCCATAGGGGTATAGGTATAATAAATTTAAGAGGTACAAAAAAATGAACGAAATCATCCTAAACAACATATCATTCATATTCATAATGACACTAGTACTGATAAGCTTCATACTAGTAGTAAAAACAAGCAATAAACCATATTAACAACACACTCCTTTTTTAAACTATTTTTTTAAAAACAACTAATAACAGCCACACACAAAAAAGAATTATCATTCAAATTTATTTTAATAAAAAACAAAAACATAGAAAAAATTAGTATACTTTAAATACTTTGATTTCCTATACTATAATTAATGATAACAATCTTAACAAAACAAAAAAAATTAAAAGATTGGAATCAAAAAAATGATAAAAACACAAAGGAGACGATAATTATGGCCCAACATGATAAAATTGTTTTAAAAAATACAGACGAAAACAACATGTCAACAACAATAGAACTAGACAATCTAAACAAAACAAGCGTTAAATGGGGATTAGATCCAGAAAAAACAGAATATGTTGGGAAAGTAAACATAAAAGACCTGGAAGAAAAAGAAGAATAACTTCCACTTCCTCCCCTCCCTAAACTATTTAAATAACACCCACATAATTACTCATTTTAAACTAAACAAAGACAACTGACTTAACAAGTGCAATAATCAACACAACTACTAAAATAATAGTAACAGTTAAAATCAAATCCTTAAAAGGAACCTTAATCCTAGAAGCAATACTCCTCCAACTAAAAGAACTAACTTCCAAAATAAAACGAACTTCAATCTTAGCAACCAACAATGATCCAACCAACACAAACACATCATTAACCATATGAATTAAACTAATAACACTAGGAGCATTACCAATTCCCACCTCATTTGCAACAACAAACAAGATAGACAAAACAGAAAACGACAAACCAAGTAACATAGTATATAAACTATAAACAATATTTTTAACAAAAATCACAACAAAACTACCAGTTATGTCACCCGGTAAGAACATATACAAGTTCAAAGAACTGTTAACAAAACTTAAAAACCCAGTATTAACATTACTATGATTAAAGCCAGTGTAAAAAGACAATAAAATTAAACAAATACTAATAATGAAAAAAAGTTTGTTTCTCTTAAAATAATCCTTAAAATTACCTTTATTATAAACATCTTTAAAAAATTTTCTAATAATAACCACCCTTTTTACAAGATAATACATAATATGTAAAAGATATCTATTAAAATTTTACTATAATATATATGAATCAACAAAACAACTTATTTTACAAAAAAAATAATTGAAAAACATTAATTTGATAAAAAAAAGAATATCAAATAATATAATAAAGAAAATAACAAACAATAACTAAAAGAGAAAATATTATGAAAATATTATACTTAACAGACCTATACTATGAAGCCAAAGGAAGAAAATACTACGAAGAAGACTTATATATAACATCAATACTAAAAAATAAATTTAACCTAGTACTATGCCACCCTTTAAACTCAAAAAGCTTCGAAGAAGATGTAGACTTAATAATATTCAGAAACACAGGATCAGTAATAGGATACAAAGAAGAATACAAAAAATTTATAAACAGAATAAAAACAAAAAATATCCGGACATTCAATGAATTCAATGGAAAAGCAGACATGCAAGGAAAACAATACTTACTAGAACTAACAAAAGCAAACTATCCAGTAATACCCACAATTAACTCACAAAAAGATTTATCATCATTACATGACGTGGAAGAATATGTAATAAAACCATTAGATGGTGCTGATTCAATAGGTCTTGAATATGTGACAAAAAAAGAATTAATTGAAAAAGAATTATCTGATAAAATGTTAATTCAGCCACGCATAGATTTTGAATATGAAGTATCATTCTATTATATAAACGATAAATTTGAATACGCACTCTATGCACCAAATAAAGAAAAAAGATGGGAATTAGAACAATATAAACCAACAAAAGAAGACTTAGAATTTGCTGAAAAATTCATAAAATGGAATACAATAAAAAAAGGAATACAAAGAGTCGACGCATGCAGAACAAAAGACGGTAAATTATTACTTGTAGAATTAGAAGATTTAAATCCGTATTTATCATTATCTAGTTTGGATGAAGAAACAAAGAACCAGTTTATGGAAGATTTTATAAAAACAATACAATCATATGATGATTAAATGAATATTATAAGTTAATAAATATTAAACCAATTATACAAAGAATCATACCTACAATCTGTTTAACACTAATTCCTTCATGAAATAGAACAGCACCAATAATGAGCAAAGCTATTGCAAGGCACGTGTTAGCAACCACTGGAGCATTATTTACTTGCCATCCAAGCCTATACGCATAAATATATCCTGCCTCCAATCCCACTATACAAATTCCCAGAAGAATTGATGACCAGTTAATATTAGACAGTTGCACAACCAGATTCTCTGGTTTAACCATTGAAACGAATAAGATTGCCGATAATATTGCTGCTGAAACATATGTAACTGTTAAACTGCCAAAAGTATTCACATTACCTGGTATGGTTTTGCTGCAGATATGATATAAACAGTTGGATAAAACGATTATCAGTATAGGTATGGCCATATTTAACAGTATCATCAACCTCCAAACTAGTAGTGTATTATATTTTGTTTTTTGTAAGATTAATATTTTTTATTTTAATGAAAAAATAATGAATAATTGGCAGGGATAATTCATGTTTTTGACGAATTGTTTACAATAACAGTTCTGAATTATTATTATGAAATTAGGTGATACTTAATATCAAATAACACTGTTATAAATCTTTATTTTAACTAAAAAACTATTAATAAACAAAAATCAAATAATAACATATAAGAAAAAATACAAGAAATAAGGAGTAAAAAATATATGAACTACAAAGAACTATCACAAAAACTAAGAGAAAAAATACAAATGGAAAAAGAACCAGTAGCAATAAAAATATATGAAACAACAGAAGAAGCAGAAAAAGAACTGCCAAAATATGAAGGACAAGCAAAACACTGCCAACTAGTATCCGATTCCTCAACACAAAAAAAATCATTCTATGCAACAGCAGAAGAAATAAACTGCCCAAACGGTCAACTAGCACTTGGACTAACAGAAAAAACAACAGACGCATTACCACAAATCCCACCACTCAAAAAAGCACTAGGATACGCACCCCTAACAGATGCAACATTCCAACCAGACGTAATAGTAATATACGCACTACCATCACAAGCATTCCATGTAGCACAACTATTTAAAACAAAACTAAAAACAAGATTCGAAGCAAACTTCAACGGAACAGCATCATTATGTGCAGATGCAGTAGCATACCCATACATATCCGGAAAATCAAACATGACACTAGGATGTATGGGATCAAGAAAATTCTCAGACATCAAAGATGAAGAAATGGTCATAGGACTAACCTTCGATGAAGCACAAAAAATAGTAGAATAAAAAATATTCACCTTTTCTCTTTTTAATTATTTTTTAAGCTTAAACACGTCTAACTTAGCAGAAACCCTATCATTAATCTTTTCCTCACTAAAATTAACAGATTTAACTAATTCCAGACGAGTCTCCGTAGGCAAATACAATTTATATTCAACAGTAGAATAATAAAAGAAAATAAGAACATCCCTAGGATTAACATCCACAGATTCTTCAATTCTTCTTAAAACCTGCCTAAAAATCTTAGATGAAAAAGGATTAAACAAATAAAAACAATTAGCTTCATCAGGAACATACTTTTCGGCCTTAGAATGTACAAAAACAACATCCCCTGTATCACCATAACGTTCTAAGTTCTTAAAAGCCATATTAAGTAATCGTTCACTATGGTCAACACCAATAACCCTGCAACCAAGCAGTTTATTCAAGAAAAAACCTACACGACCTAATCCACAACCATAATCAACAACAACATCATCTTCACAAATCAAATCCAACTTCACTAACTCTTCTAAAACAACATACGGTGTAGGATCATAACCATAATTCTGATAATCTTCCTCCAAATAATCAAAAACATCAGTACTAATATTCAATTTAGAGTCCCATAATAAATCATTAGGATCATTCAATTTTTTCACTCCTCCTTGTTTAACCGTATCAAAAGCGTATAAACTATTATTATCCTTTGTTTTTAAAAATATAAATAATAAAAGTGTTAATATTTTTCTAGATAAAAATTATTTACAATACTCCGAAAATCAGCCACAGGCACCTTCTCTTTGAATGGAACACCATCTGTAGTTAAATTATCCTCATTAGAAACATAATCGGACGGATAAGAATTTAAGTTCTCTAAAAAGGTGTTAGTTCTATCAAAAATATCTATAAGTTCATCCCTATTTGTAGGATAAGCCATTTCAAGACGAGGTATCTCCTTTTTCCTAATTAAATATAAAAGAAACTTAGGAAAATTACCACTACCCACACCACCATATAACAAGATAGTACTATTTAATCTATCATACATCCTTGTTCTATTCTTAGGAGCACGACCTAAAATTATAGCAGCTTCAGCTTCTCGTATAATGTGATCAGCAAG
It encodes:
- a CDS encoding GNAT family protein → MEKIGTQEIKTKRLTLRQFKKEDTTEVYQNYGSDKKITKYISWIPCNTPEKCEKFIEYNIKEYQDNPLHYSWTITYNNQIVGSIAIFNVDENNNSGELGYSLGSQWWKKGIMTEAAKAVLDYAFNKAKFNRIYASCHEDNTASKKVMKKLDMIYEGKLREGQKNTDNTYSNLDLYSILKKEYKN
- a CDS encoding DUF169 domain-containing protein, with the protein product MNYKELSQKLREKIQMEKEPVAIKIYETTEEAEKELPKYEGQAKHCQLVSDSSTQKKSFYATAEEINCPNGQLALGLTEKTTDALPQIPPLKKALGYAPLTDATFQPDVIVIYALPSQAFHVAQLFKTKLKTRFEANFNGTASLCADAVAYPYISGKSNMTLGCMGSRKFSDIKDEEMVIGLTFDEAQKIVE
- a CDS encoding class I SAM-dependent methyltransferase; translated protein: MNDPNDLLWDSKLNISTDVFDYLEEDYQNYGYDPTPYVVLEELVKLDLICEDDVVVDYGCGLGRVGFFLNKLLGCRVIGVDHSERLLNMAFKNLERYGDTGDVVFVHSKAEKYVPDEANCFYLFNPFSSKIFRQVLRRIEESVDVNPRDVLIFFYYSTVEYKLYLPTETRLELVKSVNFSEEKINDRVSAKLDVFKLKK
- a CDS encoding DUF2112 family protein; this translates as MKVALIPEGGVLLTNLIFKNGHTPVQMYDMSPEKAREKDPYDDDVIDHDSALYNLNGTLVQEGNKYVGTEVPSGIKGRLTLADHIIREAEAAIILGRAPKNRTRMYDRLNSTILLYGGVGSGNFPKFLLYLIRKKEIPRLEMAYPTNRDELIDIFDRTNTFLENLNSYPSDYVSNEDNLTTDGVPFKEKVPVADFRSIVNNFYLEKY